The Gemmatimonadota bacterium sequence TCAGGCCGTAGACGATCTTGGCGACGGCGAACGTCCCACGCCCCACGGTCGCGGCCACGCGCCGCAAATCGGCCGCTCCATCGACGGCGGCGAGCACCGCCCATTCGTCGGGCCTGAGGTCCAGCGTCGTGTTGCCCGGAGGCGCGTCCGAAAGCACCGGCACCGCCTCCATGGTGGGAATACGTGCCTCCAACCGACTCCACTCGTCGATCCGACGCGCGCCTTCCATCAACATCGACTCCACGCGCACCAGCACGCCCGTGGCGTCCGTCGCGGGCTTTCCTTCAACGAAACGGAACTCGCCCTCGCGCCATCCCAGCAGGTCGTAGACCGATTCCTCCATGTGGAAGCGGAGTTGGCGCTCCAGCTCCTCTTCGGACACGCTGCCCATCTCGACGAGGACCTGTCCGATGAGCTGTCCCGGGCGCTCTTTTTGTAGCGACAGGGCGCGCTGCAACTCTCCCTCCGTCAGCTTGCCCGCCCGCACCAGGTGCTCCGCCAAGCGCCGAACGGGGCGCTTGCGACGCACCAGGTAGAGGGCCCCCTCGCTGAAATGCAGCTCCACCTCGTCGCGGTGCCGCTCGGAACGGATGTGCAGCAACCCGCTTTTTTTTGTCAGGTCCAGGAGCTGGAGCACGTCCTCCAGCCCGAGTTCGTGAAGCGGACCCTCGATCGCCATCAGGCGGCTCCCACGTCACGCGGAGCCACGCCCAGGCCGTCCAGAGCGTCGCGAGCACGCGCGTGGCCCGGGTCGAACGCGAGGACCCGCCGAAACGCGGTTGCCGCGTCCTCGACGCGATCCTGCGCGGCCAGGTACTCGCCGAGCCGGTGCAGCCCGTCCAGGTGGTAGGGGTCGGCCGACAGGAAGTCTGCCAGGGTAGCGATCGCGCCGGACGGGTCGCCCGTGCGCCGCAGCAGCCTGGCGAGGGTGATCGCCGCATCTGCGTAGCTGGGGAGCGCCTCCAGCGCGGCCCGCAGGGTGGCCGTGGCTTCCTCCTCCCGGCCGACCGCGGCCAGCGCCCGCCCCAGGCCGGTCATGGCCGCGGGGCTGTCGGGCTCCAGCGACAGCGCCAGGCGGAAGAGTCGCTCGGCGTCCGGCCCCTGCCCCGACGCCAGGCGGGCGTGGCCGGCGTCGAGCGCCGCCCCGGCGCGGTCCTCCACGCCCTCTTCCAGCGCGCGTTCGAGCGCCTCGGCCGCCTCGGCCGGGCGCCCGTTGGCCGCGAGCGCCTGTCCGTGCACGCGCAGCGCCGACGCGGCGTCCCGCGCGCCCGCCAGCTCCGTGGTGACCAGCAGCGCCTCCGCGGCCCGGTCGAGTTGAAGGAGCGAACGGGCGCGCCCGAGCTCGGCCGCTATCCGGGTGGCCTCCGGTAGGTCATCGCCCGCTTCGACCGCGAGCAGAGCGTCGAAGCGCTCCAGTGCTTCGCCGGCGAACCCCTGGCGCAGGAACGCCTCCGCCCGCACCAGCAGCACCTCGGCGCGCGGCGCCCCGCGCTCGGCCGCAGCGCGTGCCGCCCCGTGCACCTCGTGCAGGTCGCCGCGGGCGAGGGCTCGCCGTGCGACGGCCAGCGGGTCTGCGGGACGATCCGCTTGCCGGGCCGGATCGACGGCGGCCTCGCTCCGCGCAACTCCCTCGGGCGTTGCGGCGACGGCCGCCGTGGCCGGGTCTCCGGCGGTCCCTTCCGCGAGCGCCAGCACGAAGGGCGAGGGCGAAGTGTCCGCATCCGTCCTGTCCTGCGTCGGCGAGGCCGTCTCGGCCGCCGGCCGCTGCAGGGACTCGAACACATCGGCCAGCGCTTCAGACTCGAAGCGAAACTCCTCGACTCCCCCCTCCCCCGCCACGCGCCGTTCCGCGGCCAGCTCCGGAGCGGGGACCCCGGCCTCCTCGAAATGAAGGTCTATGAGAAGCCGAAAACGCGGCGCCGGGAAGAGTGGGTCCAGCTCGAGCGCGAGCCGCGTTTCGCGCAGCGCGCCCTGGT is a genomic window containing:
- a CDS encoding DUF4388 domain-containing protein → MAIEGPLHELGLEDVLQLLDLTKKSGLLHIRSERHRDEVELHFSEGALYLVRRKRPVRRLAEHLVRAGKLTEGELQRALSLQKERPGQLIGQVLVEMGSVSEEELERQLRFHMEESVYDLLGWREGEFRFVEGKPATDATGVLVRVESMLMEGARRIDEWSRLEARIPTMEAVPVLSDAPPGNTTLDLRPDEWAVLAAVDGAADLRRVAATVGRGTFAVAKIVYGLIATGVVEIQHAQAEPGAEQLEAALASAETMLAAGDWRGAEREAQAAAAGHPGRFEPVLLVGRALAAQGRMRAATEAFAQAVGLEPTSADAHFQLGFTAARIGDLQRAGEAWEWFLALGHGDERAPLALRGTEALRALSSVLRDGPYPPERERLTMSTADSSQGGR